The genomic stretch CCGTCATCTGGCGCGGGCCGATGGTGCAATCGGCGCTGATGCAGATGCTGCGCGAGGTTGCCTGGGGCGAGCTCGACGTGCTCGTCGTCGACATGCCGCCCGGCACCGGCGACGCGCAGCTGACCATGGCCCAGCAGGTGCCGCTTGCCGGAAGCGTGGTCGTCTCCACGCCGCAGGATCTGGCGCTGATCGACGCGCGCAAGGCGATCGCCATGTTCAACAAGGTCTCCGTGCCGGTGCTCGGCATCGTCGAAAACATGAGCGCCTTCATCTGCCCGAATTGCGGCGAAACCCACCATATCTTCGGCCATGGCGGCGCGAAGGCGGAGGCCGAGAAGATCGGCGTCCCCTTCCTCGGCGAGGTGCCGCTGGCGATGGACATCCGCACCACCTCGGATGCCGGAACACCGGTGGTTGCCGGCGAACCGGACGGCCCGCACGCGAAGGCCTATCGCGCCATCGCCGCGGGGACCAAGGCCGGCCTTGCGGCCAAAACCAGCAAGGGTCCGTCGATCGTGTTCGATTGAGGCGTCATCAACCGGCGGCGAAAACGCATGCGCCGCCGACATAGGTGGCTTTCAGCGAAAGGTCTTCGCCAAGCAGCACGAAATCGGCATCGGCACCGTCGGCAAGCCGGCCCTTGCGGCGCACGCCCACGGCATCGGCCGGGTAAAGCGAGGCCATGCGCAAGGCCTCCCCCAGGGACACGCCAAGCATCCTGTGGCAGTTGCGCACGCAGGTCAGCATGTCGGTATCCGCCCCGGCCAGCGTGCCGTCTTCCAGCGTTAGCCGGCCATCGCGACGGTAGATCGTGCGGCCGTTGAGGGTGAAGCTTTCCAGATCCGTTCCGGTAACCGACATGGCGTCGGTAACGAGAAAAATGCGACCCGGCCCCTTCTTGGCCCTGAGCGCGATCCCCATGGCGACGGGATCGACATGATAGCCATCGGCAATCAGCCCGCAGGAGAACGCGCCATCGGACAGAGCGGCGCCGACAAGGCCCGGCTCCCGATGGCCGAGCGGGCTCATCGCGTTGAAGAGATGGGTCGCCATGGACGCGCCCGCCAGGCGGTATTCGCGCGCGGTGGCGCAGCTTGTCGCGGTGTGGCCGAGGCTGACGGTGAAGCCGGCTTCGACAAGCCGGGCAACCTGCTGGCGCCTGACGCTTTCCGGGGCAACCGTGGTGAGCGCCACGCCGAAAGTGCCTGCATTTGCGACGAGGAAATCGCAATCGTCATCATCCATGGACCGGATCAACGCCGGATCATGCGTGCCCTTCCTGGCAAGCGAAAGATGCGGCCCTTCCAGATGGAGGCCGAGAAAGCCCGGCACGCCCGCGTCAAACGCAGCCCGCCCCGCCGCAACGGCCTTCTCGACGGTTTCGCGCGTGTCGGTGATCAGCGTCGGCAGAAGCGATGTGGTGCCGAATTGCTGGTGGGCCCTGCAGATGGTCTCGATGCCGGAAAGGCTCGGATCATTGTTGAACAGCACCCCGCCGCCGCCATTGACCTGGAGATCGACAAAACCCGGCGCCAGGATCAACCCGTCGGCGCGGATGATTTCCGCGTCCGGCGGCACACGACGCTCTGCCGCAAGTCCTTCGACGCCGGTCTGCGAAAAGACCAGAGCCATGCCATCGTGAAAACGCTCGCCGTCGAAAAGCCTGGCGCCGCAAACCGCCTTTTTCATCTCACTCGGTCTCCGTCACCTTGTTGAGCGCGACCGGCTGGTCGGGATTGAAGCCGCGGGCGCGCGAAAGCTGCTCGATGAAGCTGTAATAAGGCACGATCAGGGCGAGCGCATCGGTCAGCGGATGACCGGTCGCCACAAAGGGAAGCCGGACGGCCCCGCCTTCAGCCATGTCCGAGGACAGGAACACGGCCGCTCCCTTTTGCGCCATGCCGGATGCGGTTTTGGCGATCGCGGCCTCCGCCTTGTCGCGCGCGGCAAAGGCGATCACGGGAAAACGCGCCTCCACCAGCGAGACCGGCCCGTGCAGCACTTCGGCGGAGGAATAGGCCTCGGCGTGAAGCTCGGAGGTTTCCTTGCATTTCAGCGCCGCCTCGCTGGCGATGGCAAAGCTCGGGCCGCGCCCCAGCACATAGAGCGACTGCGCGTCCTTCAGCGAACCCGTCAGCGGCGACCAGTCGCAGCCAAGCGCCTTTTCAAGATCCTCGGGCAATCGACCCAGCGCCTTCCTGAGGCCCGCATCATCGGCCCATTCGGCAAGCACGCCGAGCCCGGCGATGATCGAATTGACGTAGGACTTGGTGGCGGCGACGGCCTTTTCCGGTCCGGCGGCAATATCGATCGGCTGATCGGCCGCTTCTGCCAGCGGCGAGGCGATGGTGTTGACCAGCGCAAGCGTCAGCGCGCCGCCGGCCCGCGCGGCGTTGGCAAGCGCGACGATATCCGGACTTTTGCCCGATTGCGAAATGGAGATCGCCGCCGCCGAGCCCATCTTCAGCGGCGCGTCATAGATCGAGGCGAGCGAGGGCCCGAGCGAGGCGACCGGCACGCCGGTCGTCAGCTCGACCGCGTATTTGAGGAACAGCGCCGCGTGATCGGAAGAGCCGCGCGCGACCGTGACGACGACGCCGGGATCCTTTTCGGCAAGCGCCTTGCCGGCCCGTTCGAAGGCCACGCCGCTGCCATCCAGAAGCCGCGCGGCGGCGGCTGGAATTTCTTCGATCTCTTGGCGCATATGGGTCTTGTCGGTCATCGCTGGGTCTCTTTTTTGCATCGCCTCAGCCCTCTTCGGAATAGGTCAGCTCGGCGACTAGGTCGTAAATATCGCTTCGATAGAAGGATCGGGTGAATTCTATGGCGCGGCCCGCGGCATCAAATCCCGTGCGGTTGATCGCCAGCGCCGGCGCGCCGGCGGGAACCTCCAGAAGCCCGGCCTGCTCATCGGTCAGGATGGTCGCGGTGATACGCTCATCGGCCCGTTGAAGGCGAATGCCGCGTTCGGTAAGCGCGGCGTAGAGCGACGGGCCGATGGCTGCCGGCGCCTCCAGGATGTCGCCCGGAAGCGCCGTGTATTCGAGCGCCATCGGCCGGTCGTCGGCAAAACGGATGCGGCTGAGGCGCGCGACGCGCGCGCCCGGCGCGATATCGAGCGCTTCCGCCTCTTCGGCCGATGCCGGCTGGAGCGCGCGTTCCAGCCAGAACGAATGCGGCTCCATGCCCCGCGCCTTCATATCCTCGGTGAAGGATGTCAGGCGCTTGAGTTTCTGTTCGATGCGGACGGCGGGGCGGGCGACGAAGGTCCCCGCCCCGCGCCGGCGGTTCAGAATACCCTCGCCCGTCAGTTCGGCAATCGCGCGGCGAACCGTGACCCGGCTGACGCCGATCCGCACGGCAAGATCGCGTTCCGGCGGCAGAGCGGCGCCGCCCTCGAGCGCGCTGCGGGCAATCGCCGCGCGGATACCGGCCTTCAGCCGCCGGTAAAGCGGGCCTGTTCCCGAAAGGTCAATGTCATCGAACAGCGCCTGCATCTTGCACCTGATTCATCCTTCCCAAAACTAATACCAATCAGATACCAAATTGCAAGCCATGCCGGCTGCGAAAGCGCGGGAACAGCCATGGCGGGGCTTGCGGTCCGGCAGATGACCGGCTCATATGGAAAAATTCGAACGGGAAGGACGCATGCAGCTACAGGCCATCATCTATTTCAACGAACTTGTGCGCTCGCGCTCCATCCGTCAGGCCGCCGAGGCGCTCGGCGTCTCGCCCATGGCCGTCAGCCGCCAGCTCGAAAATCTCGAGGCCTATTTCGATGCGCCGCTGGTGGAACGCGGCGCGCGCGGGATCGTGCTGACGGCGGCAGGCGCGCTTCTGGCCGAACGCACGCTCGGCGTCATCCGCGACCTTGAAAGCGCCCGGCAGGTGATCGACGACCTGCGCGACCTGAAGGCCGGCCATGTTTCGCTTCATGTCAACGGCGCGGTGATCAGCGCGATCCTCGCCCCGGCGCTCGCGGAATTCTATGCATTCTACCCCGCGATCTCGATCGCGGTCACGGTCTCGTCCGCCGAGGCCGCGGTCCGCGCCGTTGCCGCCGGCGAGACCGATCTGGCGGTGACGATGTTTTCGCCGAAGGACGGCGAAACGGAGACGCTGATCGAACTGCCCGTTCTGCACCAACCGGTGATGGCGCCCGACCATCCGCTCGCCGCGGAGGCGACGGTTACGCTCGCGGCCATACGCGACCATGCCGTGGCCATGCCGGATCGCGCCTTCAGCATTCGCCGCGATTTTGACGCGCGCCAGCGCGCCGCCGGGCTTGAGCCGATGGCCGCGACCTTCGAGACCTCCTCGCTGGAACTGCAGAAGGAACTGGCGCGCAGCGGCGCCGCCGTTCTCATCCTGCCGGCCATGACGGTGGCGCGCGAAATCCGCGAAAAGGCGCTCATCGTCCGCCCCTTCGAGAAACGGGCCGAGATCTCCACGGACATCAGGCTGGTCCGCCCGGACGGTCCGACGCCGACTTTCGCGGCGAAACGCCTTGCGGACTTCCTGAGGACCTTCCTGCGCGCCCATGACAGACGCGTTCAGCCGGGGGACTAAGGATGTCAGTGAAACGATTATCGTTACACATATGATGTTTTTCATGTTAACTGTTTACACTTCATTCCCGGGCGCGGTATAGACCCTCCCAGTTCGATCCACGGGAGAGGATTTTAGACCATGAACAAACGTTTCGGCGCCCGCGCCCTACTTGCTGCCTCCGTCTTTACCGGCCTGATCGCCGGCGCGCCGGCCTTCGCCGAGGCGAAGACGGACCTCGTGCTCGCCATGAGCACCGAACCGACAGGACTCGACCCGACGGCCGCAGCCCCCGTCGCCATCGGCCAGGTCGTGTGGCAGAATGTCTTCGAGGGTCTGGTCGCCATCAACGAGGACGGCGGGATCGTGCCGCAGCTCGCAAGCGCTTGGACAGTCTCCGATGACGGCCTGACCTACACATTCGACCTTCAGGACGGCGTCACCTTCCACAATGGCAAGGCCTTCGATGCCGAGACGGCTAAGTTTGCGATCGACCGCATCCTCGCCGAAGGCTCCGTCAATCCGCAAAAGGCGCTCTACAGCGCAATCGAGAGCGTGGAAACGCCTGACGCCGATACGCTCGTGCTGCATCTCTCCCGGCCCGCCTTCGACCTTCTCTACTGGCTCGGCTTTCCCGCCGCCGTGATGGTAGAGCCGACGAGCGTCGAGACAAACGCCACCGACCCTGTCGGCACCGGCCCCTTCGCTTTCGCCGAATGGCGCAAGGGCAACGAGGTGAAGCTTTCCGCCTGGCCCGATTACTGGGGAGACAAGCCGGCGCTCGAGAACGTCACATTCCGCTTCATCGCCGAT from Martelella sp. AD-3 encodes the following:
- the nagA gene encoding N-acetylglucosamine-6-phosphate deacetylase — encoded protein: MKKAVCGARLFDGERFHDGMALVFSQTGVEGLAAERRVPPDAEIIRADGLILAPGFVDLQVNGGGGVLFNNDPSLSGIETICRAHQQFGTTSLLPTLITDTRETVEKAVAAGRAAFDAGVPGFLGLHLEGPHLSLARKGTHDPALIRSMDDDDCDFLVANAGTFGVALTTVAPESVRRQQVARLVEAGFTVSLGHTATSCATAREYRLAGASMATHLFNAMSPLGHREPGLVGAALSDGAFSCGLIADGYHVDPVAMGIALRAKKGPGRIFLVTDAMSVTGTDLESFTLNGRTIYRRDGRLTLEDGTLAGADTDMLTCVRNCHRMLGVSLGEALRMASLYPADAVGVRRKGRLADGADADFVLLGEDLSLKATYVGGACVFAAG
- a CDS encoding SIS domain-containing protein → MTDKTHMRQEIEEIPAAAARLLDGSGVAFERAGKALAEKDPGVVVTVARGSSDHAALFLKYAVELTTGVPVASLGPSLASIYDAPLKMGSAAAISISQSGKSPDIVALANAARAGGALTLALVNTIASPLAEAADQPIDIAAGPEKAVAATKSYVNSIIAGLGVLAEWADDAGLRKALGRLPEDLEKALGCDWSPLTGSLKDAQSLYVLGRGPSFAIASEAALKCKETSELHAEAYSSAEVLHGPVSLVEARFPVIAFAARDKAEAAIAKTASGMAQKGAAVFLSSDMAEGGAVRLPFVATGHPLTDALALIVPYYSFIEQLSRARGFNPDQPVALNKVTETE
- a CDS encoding GntR family transcriptional regulator — protein: MQALFDDIDLSGTGPLYRRLKAGIRAAIARSALEGGAALPPERDLAVRIGVSRVTVRRAIAELTGEGILNRRRGAGTFVARPAVRIEQKLKRLTSFTEDMKARGMEPHSFWLERALQPASAEEAEALDIAPGARVARLSRIRFADDRPMALEYTALPGDILEAPAAIGPSLYAALTERGIRLQRADERITATILTDEQAGLLEVPAGAPALAINRTGFDAAGRAIEFTRSFYRSDIYDLVAELTYSEEG
- a CDS encoding LysR family transcriptional regulator gives rise to the protein MQLQAIIYFNELVRSRSIRQAAEALGVSPMAVSRQLENLEAYFDAPLVERGARGIVLTAAGALLAERTLGVIRDLESARQVIDDLRDLKAGHVSLHVNGAVISAILAPALAEFYAFYPAISIAVTVSSAEAAVRAVAAGETDLAVTMFSPKDGETETLIELPVLHQPVMAPDHPLAAEATVTLAAIRDHAVAMPDRAFSIRRDFDARQRAAGLEPMAATFETSSLELQKELARSGAAVLILPAMTVAREIREKALIVRPFEKRAEISTDIRLVRPDGPTPTFAAKRLADFLRTFLRAHDRRVQPGD